Proteins encoded in a region of the Actinomycetota bacterium genome:
- a CDS encoding nodulation protein NfeD, with translation MTTTRLGHAARLTTALTLSVLGLIGLAGPSDAQSPDQGSVLRLHLDGVVDPFVADYLANGIQEAADTGAPAVLIEIDTPGGLVSSTREITQATLNADVPVVCYVAPSGARAASAGSFVLLSCDIAAMAPGTNVGAATPVGIDGAVGSDKAVNDAAASMRAIAEEYDRNADVAESFVTDAVSISAEQALADGVIDLIAPTTEALLDEIDGETVTLGDGQEVTLETAGTPVVDRSMGGFVGFLHTLLDPTLAFVFFWLGLALIVLELLVPGHIFSGTIGTAMLILAIVSFGVLPVQLVGIILLVAAAVLMVVELNAPGFGLWGIAGTICLLLGGWFLYDRAGGVSVSPAVLVGTAVFVGAFFAIVLRKVLSIRRMPAAQGAETVVGRTGVAIGAGLTPHGIVRVASEEWRAISADGSTIPAGSPVRVTSLDGLVLTVDRDTSEHDAAATMAAEEGRNH, from the coding sequence ATGACGACGACACGGTTGGGTCACGCGGCTCGGCTCACCACGGCGCTGACCCTCTCGGTCCTCGGCCTGATCGGCCTCGCCGGGCCCTCCGACGCTCAATCGCCCGACCAGGGTTCGGTCCTGCGATTGCACCTCGACGGTGTGGTCGATCCCTTCGTGGCCGACTACCTCGCGAACGGGATCCAGGAGGCGGCCGACACCGGCGCACCCGCGGTGCTGATCGAGATCGACACGCCGGGCGGTCTCGTGTCGTCGACCCGGGAGATCACACAGGCGACCCTGAACGCCGACGTGCCCGTGGTGTGCTACGTCGCTCCGTCGGGCGCTCGGGCGGCGTCGGCGGGGTCGTTCGTTCTGCTGTCGTGCGACATCGCCGCGATGGCGCCCGGCACGAACGTGGGTGCCGCGACCCCGGTGGGCATCGACGGCGCGGTCGGCTCCGACAAGGCCGTGAACGACGCCGCCGCCTCGATGCGCGCGATCGCTGAGGAGTACGACCGCAACGCCGACGTGGCCGAATCGTTCGTGACCGACGCGGTCAGCATCAGCGCCGAACAGGCACTCGCCGACGGGGTCATCGACCTCATCGCGCCGACCACCGAGGCGCTCCTCGACGAGATCGACGGCGAGACGGTCACGCTCGGCGACGGCCAGGAGGTCACGCTCGAGACCGCGGGCACGCCGGTCGTCGATCGCTCGATGGGGGGCTTCGTCGGGTTCCTGCACACGTTGCTGGATCCGACCCTCGCGTTCGTCTTCTTCTGGCTCGGTCTCGCGTTGATCGTGCTCGAGCTGCTCGTGCCCGGCCACATCTTCTCGGGCACGATCGGCACCGCGATGCTGATCCTCGCGATCGTGTCGTTCGGCGTGCTGCCGGTGCAGCTGGTCGGCATCATCCTGCTCGTCGCCGCCGCCGTGCTGATGGTCGTCGAGCTGAACGCACCCGGGTTCGGCCTGTGGGGCATCGCCGGCACGATCTGCCTGCTGCTCGGCGGGTGGTTCCTGTACGACCGCGCCGGCGGCGTCTCGGTGTCGCCCGCCGTGCTCGTTGGCACCGCGGTCTTCGTCGGCGCGTTCTTCGCGATCGTGCTGCGCAAGGTGCTCTCGATCCGCCGCATGCCCGCCGCCCAGGGGGCCGAGACCGTCGTCGGGCGCACCGGCGTCGCGATCGGGGCCGGGCTCACCCCCCACGGCATCGTCCGGGTCGCGTCCGAGGAATGGCGCGCCATCTCGGCCGACGGGTCCACGATCCCTGCCGGCTCGCCGGTCAGGGTCACCAGCCTCGACGGTCTCGTGCTCACCGTCGACCGCGACACCTCCGAGCACGATGCGGCAGCCACCATGGCGGCCGAGGAAGGGAGGAACCACTGA
- a CDS encoding plastocyanin/azurin family copper-binding protein yields the protein MTRTRRIATIVVLGTIGALAGTTIAAAGGGGHCAPTEGSAEQVALEGACFTPSTLRVDVGETITFVNRDPFAHNVSGTGWGHYEDMGQGDRFTTSFKVDGIYPFACTLHPGMNGVVVVGEDTGVQALADTGPPTASSGSESDSGAWLAAGAVGLVLGAAAGVGLAGLRRRDAASPTAA from the coding sequence ATGACGCGCACACGAAGGATCGCGACGATCGTCGTGCTGGGCACGATCGGAGCGCTCGCCGGCACGACGATCGCGGCCGCCGGTGGCGGCGGCCACTGCGCTCCGACCGAGGGATCGGCCGAACAGGTGGCGTTGGAGGGTGCCTGCTTCACGCCGTCGACGCTTCGGGTCGACGTCGGCGAGACGATCACGTTCGTCAACCGCGACCCCTTCGCACACAACGTGAGCGGCACGGGGTGGGGCCACTACGAGGACATGGGGCAGGGCGATCGGTTCACGACCTCGTTCAAGGTCGACGGCATCTACCCGTTCGCCTGCACGCTGCATCCCGGCATGAACGGGGTGGTCGTGGTCGGCGAGGATACCGGCGTGCAGGCGCTCGCCGACACCGGACCGCCCACCGCCTCGTCGGGGTCCGAGTCGGACAGCGGAGCATGGCTCGCCGCGGGAGCCGTCGGCCTGGTGCTCGGGGCGGCAGCGGGCGTGGGCCTGGCCGGCCTCCGCAGGCGCGACGCCGCGAGCCCGACGGCCGCCTAG
- a CDS encoding sigma-70 family RNA polymerase sigma factor has product MQARNDGPLLPKEEQQLMEGLLAGNDDAIRALYARYGRPIYSLGYRLLGTRESAEELTQDVFLTAWRKAARFDPSRGRLSTWLMTIAHNLAVDRLRRETGVSRPTLVLVDEVPDAPGLDEEAVLIERDAALRALSSLTEAERRLVARAYFRGMTAREIAESDGIPLGTVKTRLRSAMIKVRKANEGKELL; this is encoded by the coding sequence GTGCAGGCTCGCAACGACGGACCGCTCCTCCCGAAAGAGGAACAGCAACTGATGGAAGGGCTCCTCGCCGGCAACGACGACGCGATCCGCGCGCTCTACGCGCGGTACGGTCGACCGATCTACTCGCTCGGCTACCGGCTGCTTGGTACGCGGGAGTCGGCGGAGGAGCTCACGCAGGACGTCTTCCTCACCGCGTGGCGCAAGGCAGCGCGGTTCGACCCCTCGCGGGGGCGCCTCTCGACGTGGCTGATGACGATCGCGCACAACCTCGCGGTCGATCGGCTCCGTCGCGAGACCGGCGTCTCCCGGCCCACCCTCGTGCTCGTCGACGAGGTGCCCGATGCTCCTGGGCTCGACGAGGAAGCCGTGCTGATCGAACGGGACGCGGCGCTGCGGGCGCTATCCTCGCTCACCGAGGCCGAGCGTCGCCTGGTGGCGCGCGCGTATTTCCGGGGGATGACCGCACGCGAGATCGCGGAATCCGACGGCATCCCGCTCGGAACGGTCAAGACCCGGCTGCGCTCGGCGATGATCAAGGTACGGAAGGCGAACGAGGGCAAGGAACTGCTGTGA
- a CDS encoding zf-HC2 domain-containing protein translates to MNCATVRDRLAEHALGALSPRDVAPVDRHLAWCAACRKEAGELQRATATLAFGVASLAPPVELEERTIAAVHQAVEQRDRRPSTPRRSRLTLIAALTGMLAVLGTGWGAVMANRAADSDRLVQLETLRSQSAVERFRDLLNSAEFGDPEDEVFLGTLSPSATGGGGGSALTLVSPSIIDMSIVLVNGVPQEAREQLPFTVRLRGDDGVLMVGRIEKGDLDDSGAGIVMREFDELVGYDSVVVRDVDGDIVMSGLMQTRATVTSPGP, encoded by the coding sequence GTGAACTGCGCGACGGTGCGCGATCGATTGGCGGAGCATGCCCTGGGGGCCTTGTCCCCGCGCGACGTCGCGCCCGTCGACCGCCATCTCGCCTGGTGCGCCGCCTGCCGGAAGGAAGCGGGCGAGCTGCAGCGAGCCACCGCCACCCTCGCGTTCGGGGTCGCCTCGCTCGCGCCGCCCGTGGAGCTCGAGGAACGGACCATCGCTGCCGTGCACCAGGCCGTCGAGCAGCGCGACCGCCGGCCATCGACGCCCCGTCGCAGCCGGCTCACGCTCATCGCAGCCCTGACCGGGATGCTCGCGGTGCTCGGCACGGGCTGGGGCGCGGTGATGGCCAACCGGGCCGCGGATTCCGATCGGCTCGTGCAGCTCGAGACGCTTCGCTCCCAGAGCGCCGTGGAGCGGTTCCGGGACCTGTTGAACTCCGCCGAGTTCGGAGATCCGGAGGACGAGGTGTTCCTCGGCACGCTGAGTCCGTCGGCCACCGGTGGCGGAGGGGGGAGCGCCCTCACGCTCGTCTCGCCATCGATCATCGACATGTCCATCGTGCTCGTGAACGGCGTGCCGCAGGAGGCCAGGGAGCAGCTGCCGTTCACGGTTCGGCTCCGCGGTGACGACGGCGTGCTGATGGTCGGTCGCATCGAGAAGGGCGACCTCGACGACAGTGGCGCCGGCATCGTGATGCGGGAGTTCGACGAGCTCGTGGGGTACGACTCGGTGGTCGTCCGCGACGTCGACGGCGACATCGTGATGAGCGGCTTGATGCAGACGCGCGCGACCGTCACGAGCCCTGGTCCCTAG
- the glpX gene encoding class II fructose-bisphosphatase produces MELARVTEAAALAAGRWIGHGDKIAADAAAVDAMRLMIDTVSMNGTVVIGEGEKDEAPMLFNGEDVGNGDGPGVDVAVDPIDGTRLTAVGQPNAVAVIALAERGTMFFPGAAVYMEKIAAGAEAAGVIDVTAPPEENVRLVAKAKGVKPEDVSVTILDRPRHSDMIDAVRSVGARVFLISDGDVAGAIAAAAPRTGIDLLLGIGGTPEGVIAAAALKCLGGAIQGRLYPRDDAERQALIDGGFDLEAVLTADDLVSGDDVFFAATGITDGSLLRGVRYWPDGATTHSMVMRSRSGTVRWVEAEHRFEKLERFSPIAYRP; encoded by the coding sequence ATGGAGCTCGCACGTGTCACCGAGGCAGCGGCGCTGGCGGCCGGGCGCTGGATCGGACACGGCGACAAGATCGCGGCCGACGCGGCCGCCGTCGACGCGATGCGTCTGATGATCGACACCGTCTCGATGAACGGCACCGTGGTGATCGGCGAGGGCGAGAAGGACGAGGCCCCGATGCTCTTCAACGGCGAGGACGTCGGCAACGGTGACGGCCCCGGCGTCGACGTGGCGGTCGATCCGATCGACGGTACCCGTCTCACCGCGGTCGGCCAGCCCAACGCGGTGGCCGTGATCGCGCTGGCGGAACGGGGCACGATGTTCTTCCCGGGCGCCGCGGTCTACATGGAGAAGATCGCCGCCGGGGCCGAGGCGGCGGGGGTGATCGACGTGACGGCCCCGCCCGAGGAGAACGTGCGTCTCGTGGCGAAGGCCAAGGGCGTCAAGCCTGAGGACGTGAGCGTGACGATCCTCGACCGGCCACGCCACTCGGATATGATCGATGCCGTGCGCAGCGTCGGCGCGCGCGTCTTCCTGATCAGCGACGGCGACGTGGCCGGAGCGATCGCAGCGGCGGCGCCGCGCACGGGGATCGATCTGCTGCTCGGCATCGGCGGCACACCCGAGGGCGTGATCGCGGCAGCGGCGCTGAAGTGCCTCGGCGGAGCGATCCAAGGCCGCCTGTACCCTCGCGACGACGCCGAGCGCCAGGCGCTGATCGACGGCGGGTTCGATCTCGAGGCGGTCCTCACGGCTGACGACCTGGTGAGCGGTGACGACGTGTTCTTCGCCGCGACGGGCATCACCGACGGTTCGCTGCTGCGCGGCGTCCGATACTGGCCCGATGGCGCGACCACCCACTCGATGGTGATGCGCTCACGTTCGGGCACCGTCAGGTGGGTCGAGGCGGAACACCGTTTCGAGAAACTCGAACGGTTCTCCCCCATCGCCTACCGCCCCTGA
- the pgsA gene encoding CDP-diacylglycerol--glycerol-3-phosphate 3-phosphatidyltransferase, with product MRNPDERAAAFLAFITYLRIALTPVVMGMVLVHDPAPWVEPTAALLFAVAAATDFVDGRLARRWKQTTTFGSFLDTAADKLLVSGVVLALVAVDHVSAWIAFVIVGRELLIMGLRGAVSASDGIVLTPSMWGKWKATIQFVAITFAIWRPDIRIGDWYLDQWLMAVAAVVTIVSAVQYLVRFHSVLSGRTSTAPGRDSAASGR from the coding sequence CGCTGACTCCGGTGGTGATGGGCATGGTGCTCGTGCACGACCCGGCCCCGTGGGTCGAACCCACCGCCGCGCTGCTGTTCGCCGTCGCCGCCGCCACCGACTTCGTCGACGGGCGGCTCGCCCGCCGGTGGAAGCAGACCACCACGTTCGGCAGCTTCCTCGACACCGCCGCCGACAAGCTGCTCGTCTCAGGGGTGGTGCTCGCGCTCGTCGCCGTGGACCACGTCTCCGCCTGGATCGCGTTCGTGATCGTGGGCCGCGAGTTGCTGATCATGGGGCTGCGGGGTGCGGTCTCCGCCTCCGACGGCATCGTGTTGACCCCATCGATGTGGGGGAAGTGGAAAGCGACGATCCAGTTCGTCGCGATCACCTTCGCGATCTGGCGGCCCGACATCCGCATCGGCGACTGGTACCTCGACCAATGGCTCATGGCGGTCGCGGCCGTGGTCACGATCGTCTCGGCGGTGCAGTACCTGGTGCGGTTCCATTCGGTGCTGTCGGGCCGCACCTCGACGGCACCAGGGCGCGACTCGGCCGCGTCGGGTCGCTGA
- a CDS encoding sigma-70 family RNA polymerase sigma factor, with product MSDQRPMQGRPSEDAELAVRARDGDVGAFEELVTRYQAIAFRVAWLVVRDRGEAEDAVQDAFVKAYYALPRFRPGAPFRPWVLRIVANEARNRGRSARRREGLAVRAAAIGSEVAAPSPEAAALGRADAEGLLAAIDRLPERDRMVVAYRYLFEMSEAETAEALDVAPGTVKSRLSRALVRLRTELAATTPFAEAERP from the coding sequence GTGAGCGATCAGCGCCCCATGCAGGGCCGACCATCGGAGGACGCCGAGCTCGCCGTCCGAGCCCGCGACGGCGACGTCGGCGCGTTCGAAGAGCTGGTGACGCGGTACCAAGCCATCGCCTTCCGCGTCGCCTGGCTGGTCGTGCGCGACCGTGGCGAGGCGGAGGATGCCGTGCAGGACGCGTTCGTGAAGGCGTACTACGCGCTGCCGAGGTTCCGGCCCGGCGCGCCGTTCCGGCCGTGGGTCCTGCGGATCGTGGCGAACGAAGCGCGCAACCGCGGGCGGTCCGCGCGGCGCCGGGAAGGCCTCGCGGTGCGGGCGGCGGCGATCGGATCGGAGGTCGCGGCCCCCTCGCCCGAAGCCGCGGCGCTCGGGCGGGCCGACGCCGAGGGCCTGCTCGCCGCGATCGACCGGCTTCCCGAGCGAGACCGGATGGTGGTTGCCTACCGGTACCTGTTCGAGATGTCCGAGGCCGAGACGGCCGAGGCGCTCGACGTCGCCCCCGGCACGGTGAAGTCCAGGCTCTCGAGGGCGCTCGTGCGGCTGCGCACGGAGCTGGCGGCGACGACCCCATTCGCGGAGGCGGAGAGACCGTGA
- a CDS encoding helix-turn-helix domain-containing protein — MAEPSPIEVHKALADDTRYRLYRYLRLSGRPVSVRELSIRLGLHVNTLRPHLRRLEEAGLITSEAQRGVASVGRPQTVYSVVDREEREGRDYRLFAEIVAGHVTGARQRSRAVASAREWGAYLVGRAAPRPGGRTSSGPNLAVLQEALSEAGFDPRFRRRGRDRVDITLRDCPFRDLLDEHRDLVCQLHRGLLEGMLASSRPPMRLDTFEPLADRSAVCRLSAVPD, encoded by the coding sequence GTGGCCGAGCCGTCTCCGATCGAGGTCCACAAGGCGCTGGCCGACGACACGCGGTACCGGTTGTACCGCTACCTGCGCTTGTCGGGCCGCCCGGTCTCGGTGCGGGAGCTTTCGATCCGACTCGGGCTGCACGTCAACACGCTGCGCCCGCACCTGCGGCGCCTCGAGGAAGCCGGCCTGATCACGAGTGAGGCGCAGCGGGGCGTCGCCTCGGTGGGCCGACCCCAGACGGTCTACTCCGTCGTCGATCGTGAGGAACGCGAGGGTCGAGACTACCGCCTGTTTGCGGAGATCGTGGCCGGGCACGTCACGGGTGCCCGACAGCGGTCGCGCGCGGTCGCATCCGCGCGGGAATGGGGTGCGTACCTCGTGGGACGAGCGGCGCCGAGGCCGGGCGGTCGCACCTCGAGCGGTCCGAACCTCGCGGTGCTGCAGGAGGCGCTCTCCGAGGCAGGGTTCGACCCGCGGTTCCGACGGCGCGGGCGTGACAGGGTGGACATCACGCTGCGCGACTGTCCCTTCCGCGATCTCCTCGACGAGCACCGCGACCTCGTGTGCCAACTGCACCGTGGGCTCCTCGAGGGCATGCTTGCGAGCTCCCGGCCGCCGATGCGCCTGGACACGTTCGAGCCCCTCGCCGATCGTTCCGCGGTCTGCCGCCTCTCGGCGGTGCCCGACTGA
- a CDS encoding PilT/PilU family type 4a pilus ATPase — MEQLATSSSDGTPIVPEFNAWLEQLVDGEGSDLHVKVGSPPMIRLPKGLRRLDRDPLTGIECQAIADGIIPPDRKQRFLDTGEVDFAYSIHNVGRFRVNVFRQRGSVSMVLRKLRFGGPAFEEIGLPDAVRKIADEQRGLVLVTGPTGSGKTTTLAAMIDYINKSKPVHIVTIEDPIEVLHKDEMASINQREVGNDTQDFLVALRAAMRQDPDVILIGEMRDTETVRAAIAAAETGHLVMSTLHTVDATETVNRVIDFFPPYQQKQVRLALAGTLRGIICQRLVPTVDGGRLPSLEILINTGRVAERIADPDKTHEIKDVIQDGSFYGMITFDQCLLQLVQEGKVTVEDAFQAVSNRHDFELAMQQAGMPLPV, encoded by the coding sequence ATGGAGCAGTTGGCCACGTCGTCGTCGGACGGCACGCCCATCGTGCCGGAGTTCAACGCCTGGCTCGAACAGCTCGTCGACGGGGAAGGTTCGGACTTGCACGTGAAGGTCGGCTCGCCCCCGATGATCAGGCTTCCGAAGGGACTTCGGCGGCTCGATCGCGATCCGCTCACCGGCATCGAGTGCCAGGCGATCGCCGACGGCATCATCCCTCCCGATCGGAAGCAGCGGTTCCTCGACACGGGTGAGGTGGACTTCGCCTACTCGATCCACAACGTCGGACGCTTCCGAGTGAACGTGTTCCGTCAGCGTGGCTCGGTCAGCATGGTGCTGCGGAAGCTGCGGTTCGGCGGACCGGCGTTCGAGGAGATCGGCCTGCCCGATGCCGTGCGCAAGATCGCCGACGAGCAGCGAGGACTGGTCCTCGTGACAGGACCGACCGGGTCGGGGAAGACGACGACCCTCGCCGCGATGATCGACTACATCAACAAGTCCAAGCCCGTGCACATCGTCACGATCGAGGACCCGATCGAGGTGTTGCACAAGGACGAGATGGCATCGATCAACCAGCGGGAGGTGGGCAACGACACCCAGGACTTCCTCGTCGCCCTGCGTGCGGCCATGCGGCAGGACCCCGACGTGATCCTGATCGGCGAGATGCGCGACACCGAGACGGTGCGGGCGGCGATCGCCGCCGCCGAGACCGGGCATCTCGTGATGTCGACGCTGCACACGGTCGACGCGACGGAGACCGTGAACCGCGTGATCGACTTCTTCCCGCCCTACCAGCAGAAGCAGGTGCGACTCGCCCTGGCCGGCACGCTGCGCGGCATCATCTGTCAGCGGCTCGTGCCGACCGTCGACGGCGGTCGTCTGCCCAGTCTCGAGATCCTGATCAACACGGGACGCGTTGCCGAGCGCATCGCCGACCCCGACAAGACTCACGAGATCAAGGACGTGATCCAGGACGGGTCCTTCTACGGCATGATCACGTTCGATCAGTGCCTGCTGCAGCTCGTGCAGGAGGGCAAGGTCACGGTCGAGGACGCCTTCCAGGCCGTCTCGAACCGCCACGACTTCGAGCTGGCGATGCAGCAGGCCGGCATGCCGCTCCCTGTCTAG
- a CDS encoding LLM class flavin-dependent oxidoreductase, giving the protein MRFGLSLPHYGFSLPGGAPITFEAMCDWAARAERLGFDSIWVSDHFYYSFDRYGADPTPIAAVEPLTAIAGLATVTERIRMGTLVLGAPFRHPSILAKMATTIDAISHGRLELGLGAGWLEREFTAFGYRYGSVGERFDALEESLQVLHALFSGGPATFEGRTVSLRDAHLRPASTQSRIPVWVGGKGGPRLLRLAARYADGWNAVWRWSPETYGERATAARAACEREDRDPATFRFSVGLYSLLGETEEAFRAVFERGRAAMPGDAMRDETESSWRADTLSGTPEQAIERIREFGAVGVEEIVVAPWILPFSVHEPEMVDLLAEQVIAPFRDLG; this is encoded by the coding sequence ATGCGATTCGGCCTCAGCCTCCCGCACTACGGCTTCTCGCTCCCAGGAGGAGCTCCGATCACGTTCGAGGCGATGTGCGACTGGGCGGCGCGCGCCGAACGCCTCGGGTTCGATTCGATCTGGGTCTCCGACCACTTCTACTACTCGTTCGATCGATACGGCGCCGATCCGACGCCGATCGCGGCGGTCGAGCCCCTGACCGCGATCGCCGGACTGGCGACCGTGACCGAACGGATCCGCATGGGAACCCTCGTGCTGGGTGCCCCGTTCCGTCACCCGTCGATCCTCGCGAAGATGGCGACGACGATCGACGCCATCTCTCACGGGCGGCTCGAGCTCGGCCTCGGGGCCGGCTGGCTCGAGCGAGAATTCACCGCGTTCGGCTATCGATACGGCTCCGTCGGCGAACGCTTCGACGCGCTCGAGGAGTCGTTGCAGGTGCTGCACGCGCTGTTCTCCGGTGGCCCGGCCACGTTCGAGGGCCGCACGGTCTCGCTGCGTGATGCGCACCTACGACCGGCGTCCACGCAGTCGCGCATCCCCGTCTGGGTGGGCGGCAAGGGGGGGCCACGCCTGTTGCGTCTCGCCGCCCGCTACGCCGACGGATGGAACGCCGTGTGGCGGTGGTCCCCCGAGACGTACGGCGAACGTGCCACGGCTGCCCGCGCGGCATGTGAGCGGGAGGACCGCGATCCGGCGACCTTCCGGTTCTCCGTGGGACTCTACTCGTTGTTGGGTGAGACCGAGGAGGCCTTCCGGGCGGTGTTCGAACGCGGCAGAGCGGCCATGCCGGGAGATGCCATGCGCGACGAGACCGAGTCGTCATGGCGGGCCGACACCCTCTCGGGCACGCCGGAGCAGGCGATCGAGCGGATCCGCGAGTTCGGGGCCGTCGGGGTGGAGGAGATCGTTGTCGCGCCGTGGATCTTGCCGTTCTCGGTGCACGAGCCGGAGATGGTCGACCTGCTCGCCGAGCAGGTCATCGCACCGTTCCGTGACCTGGGATGA
- a CDS encoding SPFH domain-containing protein, whose translation MNISPALIGMILVVLLVVLFLAKAIKIVPEYQRLVVFRLGRLLGQKGPGLVILIPFVDKGITVDLREFYLEIPRQDSITKDNAPIAVDFVMFYKVMDAQTSVVQVGNFAGAALNIASTTLRAVIGDIPLDDMLAKRDEINTLLRIKLDEVTERWGVKVTNVEIREIIPPASVQEAMTRQMSAERTRRAVVTEADGAKAAAITVAEGNKEAAILNAEGSKQSAILTAEGERQAAILRAEGFALALKTINEQAMGADAKTMKLQYLEALRSLGMSPSSKVIVPMELSSLVSGFTAVAEAASANGPSPGPEVAAPAS comes from the coding sequence ATGAACATCAGTCCCGCCTTGATCGGGATGATCCTGGTGGTGCTGTTGGTCGTGCTGTTCCTGGCCAAGGCGATCAAGATCGTGCCGGAGTACCAGCGCCTGGTCGTCTTCCGGCTGGGTCGCCTGCTGGGACAGAAGGGACCGGGACTCGTGATCCTGATCCCCTTCGTCGACAAGGGCATCACGGTGGATCTCCGCGAGTTCTACCTGGAGATCCCGCGGCAGGATTCCATCACCAAGGACAACGCCCCGATCGCGGTCGACTTCGTCATGTTCTACAAGGTGATGGACGCGCAGACCTCGGTGGTGCAGGTGGGGAACTTCGCCGGCGCCGCGCTGAACATCGCGTCGACCACGCTGCGCGCGGTGATCGGCGACATCCCCCTCGACGACATGCTCGCCAAGCGCGACGAGATCAACACGCTGCTGCGCATCAAGCTCGACGAAGTGACGGAGCGCTGGGGCGTGAAGGTCACGAACGTCGAGATCCGCGAGATCATCCCGCCCGCTTCGGTCCAGGAGGCGATGACCCGCCAGATGTCGGCCGAGCGCACGCGGCGCGCGGTCGTCACCGAGGCCGACGGCGCCAAAGCCGCGGCGATCACGGTCGCCGAGGGCAACAAGGAAGCCGCCATCCTGAACGCCGAGGGATCGAAGCAGTCCGCGATCCTCACGGCCGAGGGTGAGCGCCAGGCGGCGATCCTGCGTGCCGAGGGCTTCGCGCTCGCGCTGAAGACGATCAACGAGCAGGCGATGGGCGCCGACGCCAAGACGATGAAGCTGCAGTACCTCGAAGCGCTGCGGTCCCTCGGGATGTCGCCGTCGTCGAAGGTCATCGTCCCGATGGAGCTCTCGAGCCTCGTCTCCGGCTTCACGGCCGTGGCGGAGGCCGCGTCGGCGAACGGCCCGTCGCCCGGACCGGAGGTCGCCGCTCCGGCGTCCTGA
- a CDS encoding NAD-dependent epimerase/dehydratase family protein — translation MPGPVFVTGASGFLGGALVRRMLAEGRQVRVLARSEETAAMLAALGAMVVRGDLFDHEALLRGMRGCGTVFHVAGANAMCARDPGPMLRVNVEGAAAVVRAAAAARASRVVHTSSATTIGERTGRIGREDTPHRGTFLSNYERSKVLGERRVLSLGERLGVPVVSVNPSSVQGPGRTGGSALLLLDIVNGRLPVLVNTWLSVVDIDDCTDAHLLAERDGVPGKRYLVSGASFDVRTAVTLLRQASGHPRRVWFAPRALASMGGAVAGAMARVLRRDGRICHETVRTLLHGHRFDASLAERELGLRYTPIEVTIRRTLAWYSDRGLAPPPIG, via the coding sequence GTGCCGGGACCGGTCTTCGTCACGGGTGCGTCGGGGTTCCTGGGCGGCGCCCTCGTCCGACGGATGCTCGCCGAAGGGCGGCAGGTGCGTGTGCTCGCGCGCTCGGAGGAGACGGCGGCGATGCTCGCAGCGCTCGGGGCCATGGTCGTGCGGGGCGACCTCTTCGACCACGAGGCTCTGCTGCGGGGGATGCGTGGGTGCGGCACCGTCTTCCATGTCGCGGGTGCGAACGCGATGTGCGCACGCGACCCGGGCCCGATGCTCCGCGTGAACGTCGAGGGCGCCGCCGCGGTGGTGCGCGCGGCGGCGGCGGCGCGGGCATCACGGGTCGTGCATACCTCGTCGGCGACCACGATCGGCGAACGGACCGGGCGGATCGGCCGCGAGGACACCCCGCATCGCGGCACCTTCCTCTCGAACTACGAACGCTCGAAGGTCCTGGGGGAACGTCGCGTGCTCTCGCTCGGGGAGAGGCTCGGGGTGCCGGTCGTGTCGGTGAACCCGTCGTCGGTGCAGGGACCGGGCCGGACGGGAGGCTCAGCGTTGCTGCTGCTCGACATCGTGAACGGTCGCCTGCCCGTGCTCGTGAACACCTGGCTCTCGGTGGTCGACATCGACGACTGCACCGACGCCCACCTGCTCGCCGAGCGCGACGGGGTGCCCGGGAAGCGCTACCTCGTGAGCGGCGCGTCGTTCGACGTGCGCACGGCCGTGACGCTACTCCGGCAGGCCTCCGGCCATCCGCGCAGGGTCTGGTTCGCCCCTCGCGCACTGGCTTCGATGGGTGGCGCCGTCGCCGGCGCGATGGCGCGCGTGTTGCGGCGCGACGGCCGCATCTGTCACGAGACGGTACGCACACTGCTGCACGGGCACCGCTTCGACGCGTCGCTCGCCGAGCGGGAACTCGGCCTGCGGTACACGCCGATCGAGGTCACGATCCGGCGCACGCTCGCCTGGTACTCGGATCGAGGCCTCGCGCCGCCACCGATAGGATGA